The following proteins come from a genomic window of Gadus morhua chromosome 11, gadMor3.0, whole genome shotgun sequence:
- the mdc1 gene encoding mediator of DNA damage checkpoint protein 1 → MDATQMICDSILESDEDEENADARAEAGPLATLRVFKNEHIPERVLPLYLGENVLGRDPSSCTLPLHAQSVSKQHTAVSISVFPASSRRICASVEALVWDMGSMNGTRKGRLKLTPHVRYALSDGDNLMLADIPCQYSSCVDPESLVNRGSAVAIESQVTREDVEVHTNGHAEEPTRASFDERGEMMEAPARTKVLSFEQTPNQPEDSLVPLSDSDEERGGKDRWRKTLVSGSDSPVTSPIFLSPTNKIIPESEDESPITPSLSSKHHPTRCVSTDNDEQDFGAWQQRLKNQKAAKFNAIDGKEEEGEVSPEGTEPEKSEGGAPESLENSVSTWAESGLDQPGPAPPSELIQVLNMDSDTDVEGEEESSVSVGPGSPNRTQPAPTPPTANAPSSQLGQFIMDSDTDVDDEDDGVDSSRATTAGEANTTESPAEAPVAQQTDSDTDVEGHDNDDNDEDDDEPDGVSKATHASPQSENTPVSWAGSTEPPDFHLGSDTDVEEEEEEEEEEGDAAVPKSTPATVEAESRGVVFASAAPPNFDSGSDTDDDFLLREVNSAPSSEAAPPTPAPAADPSAHLDILSDSDTDVEEDSPLIPSAVASAVNAGPKSSAPPSSSGPISQAAALGPDSDADTDVEEIRSSPGAVDVRTEPADSRMDSDTDLEEEGGEGGTEGGPVSCSSDVKDQGHRASLQRCSTPMQLSGLAVAEMETQEYLCPSIDPFKCPRVPALRPMVSLSCSDSQGEDDFVVAETQSFIVAERDQQSSPSRNYTLDETQPFIPQGTSRDEDGLSDSLHLQAKDQALAIESTQAFILPDVNLEATQDYATPPSLDRSSMELNSELEATQSYLGSAGSNGRSPGSGIKRPLDIALEATQAFIPESLSDVDAVEVKEVGTMDIASAETQLMDFPSGYTLAMAETQPMCELQEDDGEEVQGEEARAVSLGTNSLSSAETQPMATSGDEDEDSVPAPRKRRARRLVEEEDTQVMTGSGPTAAGTQPVSSTSSDESKEEEDERPVLKQIRSRNQRRLHGETSTRATAAGPAPEADSDTAQQATGRPRRGRGRKPGAATSRGGREEEEEEEEEEEEEEKEQEPQPQPPESLRSMGSKGIASSSTRGGTGDVMPEEGRGEEEETEADQVRQGGRRTTRQPRENARGKKERLERESKEQAENERMLQEQEEQVKMEQALREEEEKQRMERDQREKEEQERLERDREERERLEVEEKERLERERKEQEEKERLERIQREKEEQERLQHEKKEREERERLEMEEKERVERKQKAREEKERLEKEEHDKLEREKKEMEERLEKEEQERLECEKKEREERLEKEKQERIENQRKEREKKARLEQIQKEEEERSEQERKEQEERAREEQERLEKERRELEETARLEREEKELREKERLQLEEKERGRKELEEKERKRKELEEKERERKELEEKERKRKELEEKERLKREKREQERERLRREKDERQQKAALEREEREKWRRAQEEEAGRARLETEKRAREEMDRRDERERLMRDALERQLLERQRTDTAQAQSDQQTLRTTRGRRATRTSAAAPPEPAPETEHGPASRTRSRSNSSNSVSSERSASSATAQESGRGRGRGRGAKKTHPPSVGAGTSARESRRCRTVTGDAPAESSDPGRSTRSRSNSTESLSSEVSACSSAPGRGRGARGAGRGRGRKTLPAPETNPQPSSGGQSEVAPAPRASARGRRTKGPDATAVEGGGDGEEETVSQPAATTRGHRRTNAAQPGAVGAEEREGTPEDSTLVARSTAGRGRGRRAQVKAEPAVAPVTVDRTDVGEDNGSGEAKGVGELESEPKEKKPAPVRRGRGSGAQVKRNPKEPPTQEMVAKEEEEETIKGKVRRGRQSVAKKVKNEEVAGEGVAPAPQVVERDGGTSEVTQTPAGKSSRKRGAAPAEASPLAKSPRGSLASPGARLRAACQPYKVLFTGLVDEVGEEVVVRLGGSLALGVSDMTHLVTDKVRRTVKFLCAMARGIPVVTTQWLEQSAKAGGFLSPTAYIVKDMEQEQKFNFRLQESIRIASIQPLLQGYQIHVTKSVKPEPTHMLDIISCCGASFLAKMPSCNKEQTVVVSCEEDWPLCGPALAASLPVVSAEFLLTGILQQKADVETHALPSAPATTAPPQPARGRGRRRT, encoded by the exons ATGGATGCAACCCAGATGATATGCGACTCAATCTTGGAGTCAGACGAGGACGAAGAGAATGCCGATGCAAGAGCAGAGGCTGGGCCACTGGCGACCCTTCGTGTTTTTAAGAATGAACATATACCTGAGAGAG TGCTACCTTTATATTTGGGAGAAAATGTGCTTGGCCGTGACCCCAGCAGTTGCACCTTGCCCCTTCATGCCCAGTCGGTATCTAAGCAGCACACTGCCGTTTCCATATCCGTGTTTCCTGCCAGTTCTCGGCGTATTTGTGCTTCTGTAGAGGCGCTAGTGTGGGACATGGGAAGCATGAATGGGACTCGGAAGGGCCGCTTAAAATTGACTCCACACGTCCGCTATGCTCTGAGTGATGGGGACAATCTGATGTTGGCGGACATCCCATGCCAGTACTCCAGCTGTGTGGACCCAGAGAGTCTTGTGAACAGAGGCTCTGCGGTGGCCATAGAGTCTCAAGTCACCAGAGAAGATGTCGAGGTACATACAAATGGACATGCTGAGGAACCGACCAGGGCGTCGTTTGATGAACGTGGAGAGATGATGGAGGCCCCGGCCAGGACCAAAGTCCTGTCCTTTGAGCAGACCCCCAACCAGCCAGAGGATAGCCTGGTGCCACTGTCGGACTCGGACGAAGAGCGAGGGGGAAAGGACAGATGGAGGAAGACACTTG TGTCTGGATCTGACTCTCCTGTAACCAGTCCTATCTTCCTGAGCCCTACAAACAAAATCATCCCAGAAAG CGAAGACGAGAGTCCCATCACACCTTCTTTGTCTTCCAAACATCATCCTACACGATGTGTCAGTACCGACAATGACGAGCAAGACTTTGGTGCTTGGCAGCAGCGACTGAAGAACCAAAAAGCGGCAAAGTTTAACGCCATTGACGgcaaggaagaggagggagaagtaTCACCTGAAGGGACCGAGCCAGAGAAGAGTGAAGGAGGTGCACCGGAGAGCCTGGAGAACAGTGTCAGCACCTGGGCAGAAAGTGGGTTAGACCAGCCCGGGCCAGCGCCCCCCTCAGAACTCATTCAAGTGCTGAACATGGACAGTGACACCgatgtggagggagaggaggaaagctCGGTGTCAGTAGGTCCTGGGAGCCCAAACCGAACACAACCAGCTCCAACTCCACCTACGGCTAATGCACCCTCTAGCCAGTTGGGCCAGTTCATCATGGACAGTGACACGGATGTCGACGATGAAGACGATGGCGTTGATTCCTCGAGGGCGACAACGGCCGGTGAAGCAAACACCACAGAGTCCCCCGCTGAGGCTCCGGTCGCACAGCAGACGGACAGCGACACAGACGTGGAAGGccatgataatgatgataatgatgaagatgatgatgagccAGACGGGGTAAGCAAGGCGACACACGCGTCGCCTCAGAGTGAAAACACGCCGGTGTCGTGGGCCGGATCCACAGAGCCGCCAGACTTCCACCTGGGGAGCGACacggatgtggaggaggaggaggaggaggaggaggaggagggcgatgCCGCCGTCCCAAAGAGCACGCCTGCTACGGTAGAAGCAGAGTCCCGTGGAGTTGTGTTTGCTTCCGCTGCCCCGCCGAACTTCGACTCGGGCAGCGACACGGACGACGATTTCCTCCTCCGCGAGGTAAATAGCGCCCCCTCGAGCGAGGCTGCCCCCCCAACACCGGCCCCCGCTGCGGACCCCAGCGCTCACCTGGACATCCTGTCGGACAGCGATACCGATGTGGAGGAGGACTCCCCTCTGATCCCATCCGCCGTCGCCTCGGCGGTAAATGCCGGGCCGAAGTCATCGGCCCCCCCGTCCTCATCCGGTCCTATTTCCCAGGCCGCAGCCCTGGGGCCCGACTCTGACGCGGATACGGACGTGGAGGAGATCCGCAGCAGCCCCGGGGCGGTGGACGTCCGCACGGAACCGGCTGACAGCAGGATGGACAGTGACacggacctggaggaggagggcggagaaggggggacggagggaggcCCGGTGTCGTGTTCCTCTGACGTGAAGGACCAGGGGCACAGAGCCTCCTTACAGCGCTGTTCAACTCCGATGCAACTGTCAG GACTAGCTGTCGCAGAGATGGAAACTCAGGAATACCTCTGTCCCTCAATAGATCCTTTCAAAT GCCCCAGGGTTCCAGCCCTCAGACCCATGGTGTCATTGTCCTGCTCAGACAGCCAGGGGGAAGACGACTTTGTTGTGGCCGAGACCCAGTCCTTCATAGTGGCCGAGCGGGACCAGCAATCCAGTCCCTCGAGGAACTACACCCTGGATGAAACCCAGCCCTTCATCCCACAGGGCACATCCAGGGATGAGGATGGTTTGTCTGACAGCCTCCACCTGCAAGCCAAGGATCAAGCTTTAGCTATAGAGAGCACCCAAGCCTTTATCCTCCCAGATGTGAACCTGGAGGCTACCCAAGATTACgcgacccctccctctctggacAGGAGCTCCATGGAGCTGAACTCAGAGCTGGAGGCCACCCAGAGCTACCTAGGGAGTGCGGGGTCCAACGGTCGCTCCCCTGGCTCCGGGATCAAGCGTCCGTTGGATATCGCACTGGAGGCGACGCAGGCGTTCATCCCGGAGTCTCTCAGCGATGTGGATGCTGTAGAGGTGAAAGAAGTGGGCACAATGGATATTGCTTCCGCCGAAACTCAGCTGATGGACTTCCCCTCTGGATACACGCTTGCCATGGCCGAGACCCAACCGATGTGTGAACTGCAGGAAGACGACGGGGAAGAAGTACAGGGGGAGGAAGCTCGAGCGGTATCGTTGGGGACCAACTCTCTCTCCTCGGCTGAAACACAGCCGATGGCTACGTCCggagatgaggatgaggattctGTTCCAGCTCCACGCAAAAGAAGAGCCCGGAGGCTCGTTGAAGAGGAGGACACGCAGGTTATGACCGGTTCGGGGCCTACTGCAGCCGGAACCCAGCCTGTTTCTTCCACAAGTAGTGATGAGAGTAAGGAAGAAGAGGACGAACGCCCGGTCCTCAAACAAATACGATCAAGGAACCAAAGAAGGCTACACGGTGAAACCAGCACGCGTGCTACCGCTGCAGGTCCAGCACCAGAAGCAGACTCTGACACAGCTCAGCAAGCGACAGGACGGcctaggagagggagaggccgaAAGCCTGGAGCTGCAACcagtagaggagggagagaggaggaggaggaggaggaggaggaggaggaggaggaggagaaggagcaagaGCCTCAGCCTCAGCCTCCAGAATCTCTGAGGAGCATGGGATCAAAGGGAATagcctcttcctccaccagAGGAGGAACAGGGGATGTCATgccagaggaggggaggggagaggaggaggagacggaggctgATCAGGTGAGGCAGGGCGGGAGGAGGACAACTAGACAACCACGGGAAAATgcaagaggaaagaaagaaaggcttGAGAGGGAAAGCAAAGAGCAAGCAGAAAATGAGAGGATGCTACAGGAGCAGGAAGAACAAGTGAAGATGGAGCAAGCTTtgagggaagaagaggagaagcagaggatggagagggaccAAAGGGAGAAGGAAGAACAGGAGAGACTGGagcgggacagagaggagagggagagattggaggtggaggaaaaagaaagactagagagggaaagaaaggaacaagaagaaaaagagagattgGAACGAATACAAAGGGAAAAGGAAGAACAAGAAAGACTGCAgcatgaaaagaaagaaagggaggagagagagagattagagatGGAAGAAAAAGAACGAGTAGAGCGGAAACAAAAGGCccgagaagaaaaagagagattgGAAAAGGAAGAACACGATAAACTGGAGCgtgaaaagaaagaaatggaagagagattggagaaggaagagcaagagagactggaatgtgaaaagaaagaaagagaagagagattggagaaggAAAAGCAAGAGAGAATAGAGAACCAACGAAAGGAGCGAGAAAAAAAAGCGAGATTGGAACAAATacaaaaggaagaagaagaaagatcGGAGCAGGAAAGAAAAGAGCAagaggagagggcgagagaagaacaagagagattggagaaagaaagaagagaactGGAAGAAACAGCAAGGTTGGAACGTGAAGAGAAGGAactcagagagaaggagagattaCAACTAGAAGaaaaggagaggggaagaaaggaactagaagaaaaagagagaaaaagaaaggaactagaagaaaaagagagggaaagaaaagaactagaagaaaaagagagaaaaagaaaggaactagaagaaaaagagagattaaagagagaaaaaagggagcAGGAAAGGGAGAGATTGAGGCGTGAGAAGGACGAAAGACAACAGAAGGCGGCGTTGGAacgagaagagagggagaagtggaGAAGGGCGCAGGAAGAAGAGGCAGGCCGGGCACGACTAGAGACTGAGAAAAGAGCAAGGGAAGAGATGGACAGACGTGATGAAAGGGAGCGATTGATGAGGGACGCCCTGGAGAGACAGCTGCTAGAGCGACAACGGACAGACACAGCCCAGGCACAGAGTGACCAGCAGACACTCAGAACCACCAGGGGTCGGAGAGCCACCAGAACCAGCGCCGCCGCCCCGCCTGAGCCCGCCCCGGAGACGGAACATGGGCCCGCCTCCAGAACCAGGTCCCGCTCCAACTCATCCAACTCGGTCAGCTCAGAGAGGTCCGCCTCGAGCGCCACGGCCCAGGAGAGCGGGCgcggccggggccggggccggggagCCAAGAAGACCCACCCTCCGTCCGTGGGGGCTGGGACCTCCGCCAGGGAGAGCAGGAGGTGCAGGACGGTCACCGGTGACGCCCCGGCCGAGAGCAGCGATCCGGGCCGCTCCACCAGGTCACGGTCCAACTCCACCGAATCCCTGAGCTCCGAGGTCTCGGCCTGCAGCAGCGCCCCGGGCAGAGGCAGAGGGGCCAGAGGagccgggagagggagaggcaggaagACCTTGCCGGCCCCGGAGACCAACCCCCAGCCCTCCAGCGGCGGTCAGAGTGAGGTGGCCCCGGCCCCCAGGGCCTCCGCCAGAGGCAGGAGAACGAAGGGACCCGATGCCACCGCTgtcgaggggggaggagacggggaagaGGAGACAGTCTCTCAGCCGGCTGCCACCACTAGGGGGCACAGGCGAACCAACGCAGCACAACCTGGAGCCGTTGgtgcagaggaacgagagggcACCCCAGAAGACTCAACTCTGGTAGCACGTAGCACCGCAGGCAGGGGCAGAGGTCGCAGAGCCCAGGTGAAGGCTGAGCCGGCAGTGGCTCCAGTGACCGTCGATAGGACTGATGTGGGGGAAGATAATGGTAGTGGAGAAgcgaagggggtgggggagcttGAGAGTGAGCCCAAAGAGAAGAAACCCGCCCCGGTCCGGAGGGGCAGAGGGTCCGGTGCTCAGGTGAAGAGAAACCCAAAGGAGCCACCTACACAGGAGATGGTGgcgaaagaggaggaggaggagactatTAAGGGGAAGGTTAGGAGAGGTCGACAGTCGGTGGCCAAGAAGGTCAAGAATGAGGAGGTGGCGGGAGAAGGGGTGGCGCCTGCCCCCCAGGTCGTGGAGAGAGACGGCGGGACCTCAGAG GTGACCCAGACCCCCGCTGGGAAATCTTCCCGGAAGCGAGGCGCGGCTCCGGCGGAGGCCTCTCCCCTGGCCAAGTCTCCCCGTGGCTCCCTGGCCTCCCCTGGGGCCCGGCTGAGGGCCGCCTGCCAACCCTACAAG GTGTTATTCACAGGGCTGGTGgacgaggtgggggaggaggtggtggtccgGCTAGGGGGCAGCCTGGCGCTGGGCGTGTCGGACATGACCCACCTGGTGACGGACAAGGTGCGCCGCACGGTCAAGTTCCTGTGCGCCATGGCCAGGGGCATCCCGGTGGTCACCACCCAGTGGCTGGAGCAG aGTGCAAAGGCTGGTGGCTTCCTGTCTCCTACAGCTTACATTGTGAAGGACATGGAGCAGGAGCAGAAGTTTAACTTCCGTCTACAGGAATCCATCAGGATCGCCAGTATCCAGCCTCTATTAcag GGATACCAGATCCACGTCACCAAGTCGGTGAAGCCGGAGCCGACGCACATGTTAGACATAATTTCCTGTTGTGGCGCGAGCTTCCTGGCCAAGATGCCCTCTTGCAACAAG gAGCAGACAGTGGTGGTGTCCTGTGAGGAGGACTGGCCACTCTGCGGTCCAGCGCTGGCCGCCTCCCTGCCGGTGGTCAGTGCAGAGTTCCTCCTCACCGGGATCCTCCAGCAGAAGGCCGACGTGGAGACCCACGCCCTGCCCTCAGCCCCCGCCACGAccgccccccctcagcccgccAGAGGCAGGGGCCGGAGGAGGACGTAG
- the si:dkeyp-77h1.4 gene encoding uncharacterized protein si:dkeyp-77h1.4 isoform X2 codes for MMRKISLIVFGVLLGMALSAPVKVQEESETKFHGEDFHIQLPSVGADITFRPSSGPRQADTVLMRDGEVVGRRAKLNLHFSHLVLDNVSEGDEGVYTLKNAATPEDIRRIRLIVRDCSNEESVRYGDTYNIHLLGVTAPITLEYRPLAVEANQTSRPALVLMTSTGLSRDGYQGRIVVNERHVSLSSTTGADEGSYTIRDADGNIKRKVCLNVQEHFDYKELPNDGVMKINLRLDSSLVSLYYSPNNDSKPVLLMDKGELTPSLSELGMEGRLHMEGTTAVLDHLRASDAGRYEVVDALSFPVAVFHLDLEPYRLPMVLVAVIALCGLLAFLLLVCLLSCLWKVKKRARRAAELEKIAENAGKEDEGDAFRQVVKNMKQLNDDSKHSQAENTEKSQSTEVDIKGLEVSSKEVGVDNMETSDSGVGFNTTALPLDTDTDIGEQILESEAEGVSVAMAPKPSPPAAAAAAAVTTPSAPPSVDVQPPPPDTNSTPDYALNIPTFADVKLSPAQSPEPRAGLSPGSKPGERAKTPEPSPVPSPGLALKASSPMAPSARTAPPTPEAKPALTPTPEPSAAPESAPTVNGTPEPAPGSKASPEAAPKVVPPKTPEVELKADAPGVQAEETTT; via the exons ATGATGAGGAAAATCAGTTTGATCGTGTTCGGCGTTCTGCTCGGCATGG CTCTTTCAGCCCCTGTAAAAG tccAAGAGGAGTCTGAGACCAAGTTCCACGGGGAGGACTTCCACATCCAGCTGCCCTCCGTGGGGGCGGACATCACCTTCCGGCCCTCCTCGGGCCCCCGGCAGGCGGACACCGTGCTGATGCGGGACGGCGAGGTGGTGGGCCGGCGGGCCAAGCTCAACCTGCACTTCAGCCACCTGGTGCTGGACAACGTGAGCGAGGGCGACGAGGGGGTGTACACGCTGAAGAACGCCGCCACGCCCGAGGACATCCGCCGCATCCGCCTCATCGTCAGAG ACTGCTCCAACGAGGAGAGTGTGCGGTACGGGGACACCTACAACATCCATCTGTTGGGCGTGACAGCCCCCATCACCCTGGAGTACAGACCCCTGGCCGTGGAGGCCAACCAGACATCCAG GCCTGCTCTGGTGCTGATGACCAGCACGGGGCTGTCCCGGGACGGCTACCAGGGGCGTATCGTCGTCAACGAACGCCACGTGTCCCTGAGCTCCACCACGGGGGCGGACGAGGGCAGCTACACCATCAGGGACGCCGACGGCAACATCAAGAGGAAGGTCTGCCTCAACGTGCAAG AGCACTTCGACTACAAAGAGCTGCCCAACGACGGCGTGATGAAGATCAACCTCCGCCTGGACAGCTCCCTGGTCAGCCTCTACTACAGCCCCAACAACGACTCCAAACCAGTGCTGCTCATGGACAAGGGAGAGCTCACCCCG AGCCTGAGTGAGCTGGGCATGGAGGGCCGTCTGCACATGGAGGGCACCACGGCGGTGCTGGACCACCTGCGGGCCTCCGACGCGGGACGGTACGAGGTGGTGGACGCCCTGAGCTTCCCCGTCGCAGTCTTCCACCTGGATCTGGAGC CCTACAGGCTCCCCATGGTGTTGGTGGCGGTGATTGCCCTGTGCGGCCTGCTGGCCTTCCTGCTGCTCGTGTGCCTGCTGTCCTGCCTGTGGAAGGTGAAGAAGAGGGCCAGGAGGGCCGCCGAGCTGGAGAAGATCGCAGAGAATGCGGGCAAGGAGGACGAGGGGGACGCCTTCAGACAG gtggtgAAGAACATGAAGCAGCTGAATGATGACTCTAAACACTCCCAGGCGGAAAACACAGAGAAATCCCAGAGCACCGAAGTGGACATTAAA GGTCTGGAGGTGTCCTCTAAGGAGGTGGGCGTGGACAACATGGAGACTAGTGACTCCGGAGTGGGCTTCAACACCACCGCCCTCCCTTTGGACACCGACACCGACATCGGAGAACAAATCCTAGAATCCGAGGCTGAAGGCGTCTCCGTTGCCATGGCCCCTAAGCCAAGCccacccgccgccgccgccgccgccgccgtgacCACACCCAGTGCCCCGCCCTCCGTGGATGTACAGCCGCCACCACCTGACACCAACAGCACACCCGACTACGCGCTGAACATCCCCACCTTTGCAGACGTCAAGCTTAGCCCGGCCCAGAGCCCTGAGCCCAGAGCCGGCCTGAGCCCCGGCTCCAAGCCAGGTGAGCGGGCCAAGACCCCCGAGCCCAGTCCCGTCCCCAGCCCGGGCCTGGCGCTGAAGGCCTCCTCCCCAATGGCTCCCTCCGCCCGCACCGCTCCCCCCACCCCAGAGGCCAAGCCTGCCCTCACTCCCACCCCGGAGCCCAGCGCTGCACCTGAATCAGCCCCCACCGTCAACGGCACCCCCGAACCCGCACCCGGATCCAAAGCCAGTCCAGAAGCGGCTCCGAAGGTAGTCCCCCCGAAGACCCCCGAGGTGGAGCTGAAGGCCGACGCCCCTGGAGTCCAGGCTGAAGAGACCACCACCTGA
- the si:dkeyp-77h1.4 gene encoding uncharacterized protein si:dkeyp-77h1.4 isoform X1, producing MMRKISLIVFGVLLGMALSAPVKVQEESETKFHGEDFHIQLPSVGADITFRPSSGPRQADTVLMRDGEVVGRRAKLNLHFSHLVLDNVSEGDEGVYTLKNAATPEDIRRIRLIVRDCSNEESVRYGDTYNIHLLGVTAPITLEYRPLAVEANQTSRPALVLMTSTGLSRDGYQGRIVVNERHVSLSSTTGADEGSYTIRDADGNIKRKVCLNVQEHFDYKELPNDGVMKINLRLDSSLVSLYYSPNNDSKPVLLMDKGELTPSLSELGMEGRLHMEGTTAVLDHLRASDAGRYEVVDALSFPVAVFHLDLEPYRLPMVLVAVIALCGLLAFLLLVCLLSCLWKVKKRARRAAELEKIAENAGKEDEGDAFRQVVKNMKQLNDDSKHSQAENTEKSQSTEVDIKHAVHARLQGLEVSSKEVGVDNMETSDSGVGFNTTALPLDTDTDIGEQILESEAEGVSVAMAPKPSPPAAAAAAAVTTPSAPPSVDVQPPPPDTNSTPDYALNIPTFADVKLSPAQSPEPRAGLSPGSKPGERAKTPEPSPVPSPGLALKASSPMAPSARTAPPTPEAKPALTPTPEPSAAPESAPTVNGTPEPAPGSKASPEAAPKVVPPKTPEVELKADAPGVQAEETTT from the exons ATGATGAGGAAAATCAGTTTGATCGTGTTCGGCGTTCTGCTCGGCATGG CTCTTTCAGCCCCTGTAAAAG tccAAGAGGAGTCTGAGACCAAGTTCCACGGGGAGGACTTCCACATCCAGCTGCCCTCCGTGGGGGCGGACATCACCTTCCGGCCCTCCTCGGGCCCCCGGCAGGCGGACACCGTGCTGATGCGGGACGGCGAGGTGGTGGGCCGGCGGGCCAAGCTCAACCTGCACTTCAGCCACCTGGTGCTGGACAACGTGAGCGAGGGCGACGAGGGGGTGTACACGCTGAAGAACGCCGCCACGCCCGAGGACATCCGCCGCATCCGCCTCATCGTCAGAG ACTGCTCCAACGAGGAGAGTGTGCGGTACGGGGACACCTACAACATCCATCTGTTGGGCGTGACAGCCCCCATCACCCTGGAGTACAGACCCCTGGCCGTGGAGGCCAACCAGACATCCAG GCCTGCTCTGGTGCTGATGACCAGCACGGGGCTGTCCCGGGACGGCTACCAGGGGCGTATCGTCGTCAACGAACGCCACGTGTCCCTGAGCTCCACCACGGGGGCGGACGAGGGCAGCTACACCATCAGGGACGCCGACGGCAACATCAAGAGGAAGGTCTGCCTCAACGTGCAAG AGCACTTCGACTACAAAGAGCTGCCCAACGACGGCGTGATGAAGATCAACCTCCGCCTGGACAGCTCCCTGGTCAGCCTCTACTACAGCCCCAACAACGACTCCAAACCAGTGCTGCTCATGGACAAGGGAGAGCTCACCCCG AGCCTGAGTGAGCTGGGCATGGAGGGCCGTCTGCACATGGAGGGCACCACGGCGGTGCTGGACCACCTGCGGGCCTCCGACGCGGGACGGTACGAGGTGGTGGACGCCCTGAGCTTCCCCGTCGCAGTCTTCCACCTGGATCTGGAGC CCTACAGGCTCCCCATGGTGTTGGTGGCGGTGATTGCCCTGTGCGGCCTGCTGGCCTTCCTGCTGCTCGTGTGCCTGCTGTCCTGCCTGTGGAAGGTGAAGAAGAGGGCCAGGAGGGCCGCCGAGCTGGAGAAGATCGCAGAGAATGCGGGCAAGGAGGACGAGGGGGACGCCTTCAGACAG gtggtgAAGAACATGAAGCAGCTGAATGATGACTCTAAACACTCCCAGGCGGAAAACACAGAGAAATCCCAGAGCACCGAAGTGGACATTAAA CATGCTGTTCATGCCCGGCTGCAGGGTCTGGAGGTGTCCTCTAAGGAGGTGGGCGTGGACAACATGGAGACTAGTGACTCCGGAGTGGGCTTCAACACCACCGCCCTCCCTTTGGACACCGACACCGACATCGGAGAACAAATCCTAGAATCCGAGGCTGAAGGCGTCTCCGTTGCCATGGCCCCTAAGCCAAGCccacccgccgccgccgccgccgccgccgtgacCACACCCAGTGCCCCGCCCTCCGTGGATGTACAGCCGCCACCACCTGACACCAACAGCACACCCGACTACGCGCTGAACATCCCCACCTTTGCAGACGTCAAGCTTAGCCCGGCCCAGAGCCCTGAGCCCAGAGCCGGCCTGAGCCCCGGCTCCAAGCCAGGTGAGCGGGCCAAGACCCCCGAGCCCAGTCCCGTCCCCAGCCCGGGCCTGGCGCTGAAGGCCTCCTCCCCAATGGCTCCCTCCGCCCGCACCGCTCCCCCCACCCCAGAGGCCAAGCCTGCCCTCACTCCCACCCCGGAGCCCAGCGCTGCACCTGAATCAGCCCCCACCGTCAACGGCACCCCCGAACCCGCACCCGGATCCAAAGCCAGTCCAGAAGCGGCTCCGAAGGTAGTCCCCCCGAAGACCCCCGAGGTGGAGCTGAAGGCCGACGCCCCTGGAGTCCAGGCTGAAGAGACCACCACCTGA